From the genome of Oceanococcus atlanticus:
CGAATCGTTCCGGGGTGTGCCGATCCATGCCGATCAGCACGATCACGGTCAGCGACAAACCCAGCTTTCTGTGATCAAGCAGGGTCACGCGACGCCGGATCACACCGGCATCCTCCAGGGCCCGCACCCGGCGCGAGCACGGCGAGGCGGACAGCCCGACACGCTCGGCCAACTGCTGGTTGGTCAGCCCCCCGTCGCGTTGCAACTCATCGAGTATGCGCTGATCCAGACGATCAAGACTGACTTGCTTTGCGGCCATAAAGACGATTTATACCAATGTTCGGTTTATTTTTAGCGATTCATGCCAATTTGACATGAACAAAGGCCTAAAAAGCAAACCTATTGCGTCGCTTCGGGCGTACAATTTGTCCCATCGGCAGACCACCTGACCGGACCAAAACCCACACCGCAGTCGCGCGAAGAGAACACTTATGGCTTTTGATCACAGCAAATACCGTCCGTTCGCCCCTATCCGCAAGACCGACCGGCGCTGGCCGGATCGCGTCATCGAGAGCGCGCCGACCTGGTGCGCGGTGGACCTTCGCGACGGCAACCAGGCGCTGATCAAACCCATGAACGTGCAGCAGAAACAGCGCCTGTTCGATCTGCTGGTCAAGATCGGCGTCAAGGAAATCGAAATCGGCTTTCCGGCCGCCAGCCAGCCAGATTTCGATTTCTGCCGCAAGCTGATCGAGGAAGAGCGGGTTCCGGAGGATGTCACCATCCAGGTCCTGACCCAGGCCCGCCCGGAGCTGATCGCGCGCAGTTTTGAAGCCCTGAAAGGCGCGCGCCGCGCCATCGTGCATGTGTACAACTCCACCTCCACGGTGCAGCGCGAGCAGGTCTTCGGCATGGACCGTGAAGGCATCAAGGGCATCGCTGTGCGCGGGGCCGAGATCGTCAAACAGCATGCCGAGCAAAATCCGCAAACCGACTGGACCTTCCAGTATTCGCCGGAAAGTTTCACCGGCACCGAACTGGATTACGCCGTTGAGGTCATCGACGCGGTGACCGGCGTGTGGCGCCCGGATCAAGGCCAGCGGGTCATCATCAACCTGCCGGCCACGGTCGAAATGGCCCCCCCCAATGTGTATGCCGATCAGATCGAGACCATCTGCGACAGCATCCGCTGGCGCGAGCACGTCGAGATCAGCCTGCACACCCACAATGACCGCGGTTGCGGCGTGGCTGCAGCCGAACTGGGCGTGATGGCCGGCGCCGACCGGGTCGAAGGCACCCTGCTGGGCAACGGCGAGCGCACCGGCAACATGGATCTGGTGACCGCCGCGATGAACCTGTACTCGCAGGGCGTCGACCCTCGGCTGGATTTGTCCGGCATGCGCGAGATCATCGAAACGGTTGAAGCCTGCACCGAAATCAGCACCCACCCGCGCCACGCATACGCGGGCGAGCTGGTCTTCACCGCCTTCTCCGGCAGCCATCAGGACGCCATTCGCAAATGTCTGACGCAACGCAAGGACGGCGATGTGTGGAATGTGGCCTATCTGCCCATCGATCCGGCGGATCTGGGACGCCGCTACGAAGAAGTGGTGCGCATCAACAGTCAGTCCGGTAAGGGCGGCGTGGCCCATGTGCTGGAGCGTGATTACCGCATCAGCCTGCCGCGCTGGTTGCAGATCGAGTTTGCCCAAGTGGTTCAGCGC
Proteins encoded in this window:
- a CDS encoding 2-isopropylmalate synthase; the protein is MAFDHSKYRPFAPIRKTDRRWPDRVIESAPTWCAVDLRDGNQALIKPMNVQQKQRLFDLLVKIGVKEIEIGFPAASQPDFDFCRKLIEEERVPEDVTIQVLTQARPELIARSFEALKGARRAIVHVYNSTSTVQREQVFGMDREGIKGIAVRGAEIVKQHAEQNPQTDWTFQYSPESFTGTELDYAVEVIDAVTGVWRPDQGQRVIINLPATVEMAPPNVYADQIETICDSIRWREHVEISLHTHNDRGCGVAAAELGVMAGADRVEGTLLGNGERTGNMDLVTAAMNLYSQGVDPRLDLSGMREIIETVEACTEISTHPRHAYAGELVFTAFSGSHQDAIRKCLTQRKDGDVWNVAYLPIDPADLGRRYEEVVRINSQSGKGGVAHVLERDYRISLPRWLQIEFAQVVQREAENTGGEIDSRSIHQLFERDYLNIAAGWELHGYDLHRGDDGVEAALSFGEISLRGHGHGVVEAVVAALQQHCAAEIAVEAYDEFALGEGTAANALACIRVLINGAPFSAAALAEDTTSATLQALLSAVARAGVTSHNAAPAAATA
- a CDS encoding Lrp/AsnC family transcriptional regulator, with the protein product MAAKQVSLDRLDQRILDELQRDGGLTNQQLAERVGLSASPCSRRVRALEDAGVIRRRVTLLDHRKLGLSLTVIVLIGMDRHTPERFASFEEQVAAYPEVQECYLITGQEADYQLKVVVPDMDTYQEFLLNRLTRIPGVSGVHSSFVLRRVIDNTELPLAYVES